The nucleotide window GTTGCAGCATTGGTTTCACCGCCCGCGGACTCAAGTATGCGATCAAACTGTCCCGCAGGAAGATGTTTCGTTTCATTGAACATCAGATGTTCAAAAAGATGAGCTAAACCTGTCTTTCCTTTTTTCTCGTGGCGCGAACCCACTCGAAACCAAGTCTGGTAGCTCAGGACGGGCGCGGAATGATCACTCAGCAAAATAAGATCAAGCCCATTTTTTAATCGGTATTGCTTAACTTCTTTACTCTGGCCCAAGTCATGTCGACGAATAAGTCTAACTTGTGCTTTTCGTTTAGCCGAAGAAGAAATGAGTTTTTTGGTATGACTGATTTGTGTTTTTGAAAGAGCACGTGCCATGGAATGTTGGTCATCGTGGGCCTAGCCTAGCTCTACGTCAAGTCCCCTTAGCACTCTTAAGCACTTCGATTTGATCACTAGGGTTTTAAAATTGCCATGAGTTGTTGACCAAAACTTGTAGGGAGCAAATCCATACCAATACCGCAGCCATCTGAAGAGGTATCTTGAATTAGATTTGGCGCGCAGTTGTGGTGGAAGGTCCAAGCCAGATGCGAGATTTGCCGTTGCTCCGCATACGATACTACCGAGTTGATTTCTGAGCTTCCGTATTCTCCGATAATCACGGGAATGGTTTGTGCAGCATCACCAAAAAGCGAGTCGTAGAAACTATCGGTATCGGGCGGTGTTCCGCTATCAAAGTAAGGGTGGCTTTCGTAAACAATATTCTCTCCACCACTCGCTGTAATTGGATGATCCACGTAATAATCAAGGTATCTTGCCCAGGCCCGAGTTCCTTGTACCGAAACGATGTGTTTGTAAGGCGCGCCTGCAGCCTGTTCCGCGTCACGAATCGCCTGAACGGTGTCATTCATGGCTTGCCATACTTGGGCATCTTGCGCGCCGTCAAAATTGGACTGAGGTTCATTGACTAGTCCAAATAGAACATGCCGGTCGTGTGCAAAGCGTGTCGCAACCATCTCCCAGATTTGTTGCGTATCTTCAGTTGGCCAGCCAAGGGGAGTAAAGCTTGGATCAATCCACAATGTTACCAATACATATGCATTTTCTTTTTGGCCAATGTGATCCACGATTTGCTCAACTTGATCGAGCACTGAACTGTCATCAAGGATGCTTTTGAAATTGCTTTCGGCGCGATATCCTTCGGCGCCCGCATAGCTTTCGAGCGCAAGGCGCACAAAGTTAGCTCCCCAAACATCATAGAGCTCATCCAAGCGACGATTGACCTCGCCAACTTCGGGATCTTTCCATGTACAAGCATTGCAACTGCGCATGTCATGGATGTTCGCACCACGACCCATCCAAACATTATCGCCTAAATAGATATGGTTTCCTGATGTGTAGAGCCAGCCATCATTACTTGCGGAATCTCCACTGTTACCCGAAAGATCCGTGTTTGAACTTTCTCCCAAGCCATTCGAATTCGAGCCTGGGTTGCTGCCGTTCGTAGAATCGCCCACACTAGCAACCGTTCCCGTACAAGCGTAGATAGGCACAATACATCCCACTAGGAAACACTGCCTAAGCAAGCTGTATGTACGATGCGCATGACCCATGCCTATAGTGGCTTGCAAGAAATGGGCCGCTTTTATCGACTGAAATTATTCAAACTTTCTTGTATTTCTGGCGCATTTAAAACACTCCCAGAACAAGACTTGCGCCAAGAATCGCTTCGCGCTTCGAGACGAATCTGTTAGAAGAGCGGACAAGGAAAATTTATGCGAATTTTAGTGAGCGGTGGAGCTGGTTTTATTGGGTCTTGGGTTGTCGATGCTTTTATCGACGCGGGCCATGACGTTGCTGTACTGGATAGTCTTGTCACAGGCGATAAAGAAAACCTAAATCAACAAGCACGTTTTTTCCAAGGCGATATCTGCGATGAAACATTCGTCAAAAAGGTTTTCGAAGAGTTCCGTCCTGAAGTCGTTGACCATCATGCCGCACAAGTGAACGTGCGCAAGTCCGCACAAGACCCACGGTATGATGCAGAAGTAAATATTCTCGGAACACTCAATCTCTTGCAAGCTGCAAAGCAAACGGCCACAAAGCGCTTTGTTTTTGCATCGACGGGAGGCGCTATTTATGGTGAAGCAAGCGATATTCCCACGACTGAACAATGCGCTGCAAAGCCTGAATCGCCTTATGCCATTTCTAAACAGGCAGCGGAACTTTACTTGAAAAGCTCTGCTAAGTTAGCAGGTCTTGAAACGGTTGTACTGCGCTACGCCAACGTGTACGGGCCGCGTCAAATGCCAAAGGCGAAGCGGGTGTAGTTGCTGTGTTTTGCAATCTAGCGCTAAGAGATGAGCCCTGCATTATTTTTGGCGACGGGCAACAAACGAGAGATTACGTCTACGTAAAAGATGTAGCACAAGCTAACTTGCTTGCACTGAATGCAAGCCCTGACACCTATAATGTTGGGACAGGTATCGAAACCACAGTCAATGAGCTCGTGGATAAGCTCGCACTGGCCCTCGATAAAAGTATCCGCTCAGAGCACGTCAACGCACGCGGGGAAGAGCTTCTCCGAAGTGCACTTAGTGCCAGTAAAATAAAAAAGAATTTGGGCTGGAACAACGAGATTGATCTAAAAACAGGTCTAACCGAAACAAGCACTTGGTTTAAACAACGTTTATAGAAGTCTACGCTTTTACTTTTCTACCGTACTTTCTGCATGGTGCAGAGGAACCGTTAGTGTAAAGATCGCGCCTTGATTTGGACCATCACTTTGTGCACTTAGGGAGCCACCCAAACGTCGCGCAGCAATGGCCGCGTCATGCAAACCGAACCCTCCCTGACGATAATCCGGTGTAAAAAGTGCATCTAATTGTTGCTTTGTAAAACCCGGTCCGCTGTCTTCTACTATGAAGCAGATGCTATCGGGAACCGCGTGCACAACAGAAACCATGACTGTTCTAGCCCGTGTTGTAATGCGCTGCAAGGCTGAACTCGCGTTTGCAATTAGCTCGGATAAGATATCGCATAGAACAAATCCGGCACAATAAAAGGAAATTGCTTCAGGCGTTGTTATTTCTATGGCAATGTCATTTTTTAGCTTATCTTGCTTAGCTTTTGCAATAGCTTTTTCGATCAACTCATGACTATCGCATTTTGAAAAATGCTCAACGCTCTCGATGCGCGTATTTTGGTCATCGACATAGCGAGCAATGTTTTGCACTTGTTCATCCAAGTCTGACAAAGTTGCGTGAGCCACATCTAAGCGTCGATGCACAGCCCCAGAAAGCGCATTTAGATACGGCAGTACTAATTTACCACGTTGATCGTTTTGCAAATAATCGACAAGTTCCTTTGGTTCTTTAGTGGCAAGATCGGCAATGTCATCAATACGCGGCAATGGTAGGGTTTGAATGTTTTCTCTAAGTTGATCCAAAGACACTGAAATTGAATTCATCGCATTGCCTAAGTGATGAAGAACACGTATGGCCATTTCGGCCTTTCCCGCCGTGCGTGCCGTGTCGATAAGTTGTTGCTGAAGTTCCATCATTTTCTTTTGATCACTGGCTCGCTCCAAGGCTTGGCTCACCAGAAAACTCAAGCGCTTCGCTCTTCGCACATGACTTTGCCTAAAATGACCTTGCTGCGCAGAAGTCGC belongs to Myxococcales bacterium and includes:
- a CDS encoding cellulase family glycosylhydrolase, with the protein product MGDSTNGSNPGSNSNGLGESSNTDLSGNSGDSASNDGWLYTSGNHIYLGDNVWMGRGANIHDMRSCNACTWKDPEVGEVNRRLDELYDVWGANFVRLALESYAGAEGYRAESNFKSILDDSSVLDQVEQIVDHIGQKENAYVLVTLWIDPSFTPLGWPTEDTQQIWEMVATRFAHDRHVLFGLVNEPQSNFDGAQDAQVWQAMNDTVQAIRDAEQAAGAPYKHIVSVQGTRAWARYLDYYVDHPITASGGENIVYESHPYFDSGTPPDTDSFYDSLFGDAAQTIPVIIGEYGSSEINSVVSYAEQRQISHLAWTFHHNCAPNLIQDTSSDGCGIGMDLLPTSFGQQLMAILKP